One genomic segment of Gemmatimonadota bacterium includes these proteins:
- a CDS encoding ABC transporter substrate-binding protein — MVSAQEMETGFEGATDDEIILGMSAAFSGPSRGLGSELYRGAMAYFNHVNDNGGVAGRKITLKLYDDGYQPDPCVRNTMKLMLEDNVFLLFGYVGTPTVTRVLPLLKKFQDEQVYLFFPFTGAQPQREPPYGDFAFNLRASYRQETAGLVNNFLAAGKRRIGVFYQADAYGRSGWAGVRAALDRHGERLAGEATYRRGSRFTGSMREQVEILKSNSPDAVICIGSYAACAAFARDAVDRDLRVPIANLSFVGSENMLQLLSDLGEDVETYSRYLVNSQVVPSYEDTSIPAVREYRELMERYDPAVPAELVQESYSPFPQSFVSLEGFLDAKLMTEILRRLGGSPDRDGLEEAVFSVDNYDLGIGERVSFGPDRRQGLQTVYYTVVQEGRFVTLEDWQGWLS; from the coding sequence ATGGTCTCAGCACAGGAGATGGAAACCGGATTCGAAGGTGCGACGGATGATGAGATCATCCTGGGCATGTCGGCCGCGTTCTCCGGTCCTTCCAGGGGTCTTGGCAGCGAGCTGTATCGCGGCGCCATGGCCTATTTCAATCATGTGAACGACAACGGCGGCGTGGCCGGACGCAAGATCACCCTGAAGCTTTACGACGATGGTTACCAGCCGGACCCGTGTGTCCGGAACACCATGAAGCTCATGCTCGAAGACAACGTGTTCCTGCTCTTTGGGTACGTGGGCACGCCGACCGTAACGCGCGTGCTGCCCCTTTTGAAGAAGTTCCAGGACGAGCAGGTCTACCTGTTCTTCCCCTTCACCGGCGCCCAGCCCCAGCGGGAGCCGCCTTACGGTGATTTCGCCTTCAACCTCAGGGCGTCCTACCGGCAGGAAACGGCCGGTCTCGTCAACAACTTCCTCGCCGCGGGCAAAAGAAGAATCGGCGTGTTCTACCAGGCCGACGCCTATGGAAGAAGCGGTTGGGCCGGGGTGAGGGCGGCACTGGACCGGCACGGAGAGCGGCTCGCGGGCGAGGCGACCTACCGCCGGGGCTCGCGTTTCACCGGCAGCATGCGGGAGCAGGTGGAGATCCTCAAGTCCAATTCTCCGGATGCCGTCATCTGCATCGGGTCGTACGCGGCCTGTGCGGCCTTCGCCCGCGACGCGGTGGACCGCGACCTTCGCGTGCCCATTGCCAATCTCTCCTTCGTGGGCAGCGAAAACATGCTCCAGCTGCTCAGCGATCTGGGGGAGGACGTGGAGACCTACTCCCGTTACCTCGTCAATTCCCAGGTTGTCCCGAGCTACGAGGACACGTCCATTCCCGCCGTTCGGGAGTACCGCGAACTGATGGAACGCTACGATCCGGCGGTTCCCGCGGAACTCGTCCAGGAGTCGTACAGCCCCTTTCCACAGAGTTTCGTGAGTCTCGAGGGTTTTCTGGACGCCAAGCTGATGACCGAGATCCTGCGGCGCTTGGGAGGAAGTCCCGACCGCGACGGGCTGGAGGAAGCCGTATTCTCGGTCGACAACTACGATCTCGGGATCGGCGAGCGGGTCTCCTTCGGACCGGACCGCCGGCAGGGTCTGCAGACCGTCTACTATACCGTCGTCCAGGAGGGCCGGTTCGTGACCCTGGAGGACTGGCAAGGCTGGCTATCCTAG
- a CDS encoding class I SAM-dependent methyltransferase, with amino-acid sequence MDPRLRQSMNAYYNERAAEFDEIYTLGKPPGSVTDPELYKEEARSLGDLVREHCRGSVLDIPCGTGYWLQFYATNCSAITLVDQSENMLEEGREKARAQGVEPNTRFVKADALDVSLEDRSFDSVLVGFFLSHVTDSQIDRFFHSLRNALKPGGRVVILDSSWTRYRGSRPKEGTTVRTLNDGRQFEIYKRYFEGADFVRLSESCLMDFTVRYEGKLYLGVTGTVRE; translated from the coding sequence ATGGACCCGCGCCTCCGCCAGAGCATGAACGCCTATTACAACGAACGGGCGGCCGAATTCGACGAGATCTACACACTGGGCAAGCCGCCCGGTTCGGTTACGGATCCGGAGTTGTACAAGGAAGAGGCCCGGTCCCTGGGGGATCTCGTTCGGGAACACTGTCGCGGCAGCGTCCTGGATATTCCCTGCGGAACGGGCTACTGGCTACAGTTTTACGCTACGAACTGTTCGGCGATCACGCTCGTGGACCAGTCGGAGAACATGCTCGAGGAGGGAAGAGAGAAGGCGCGCGCGCAAGGCGTCGAACCGAACACCAGGTTCGTGAAGGCCGACGCCCTCGATGTGTCGCTGGAAGACCGGTCCTTCGATTCCGTACTGGTGGGGTTCTTCCTCAGCCACGTCACCGACAGCCAGATAGACCGGTTCTTCCATAGCTTGCGAAACGCGCTGAAGCCGGGCGGACGCGTTGTCATCCTGGACTCCAGCTGGACGCGGTACCGCGGATCCAGGCCCAAGGAAGGCACCACGGTCCGCACGCTCAATGACGGGCGGCAATTCGAGATCTACAAGCGGTACTTCGAAGGGGCGGATTTCGTCCGGTTGTCGGAATCCTGCTTAATGGATTTCACCGTGCGATACGAGGGTAAGCTCTACCTCGGCGTCACGGGAACGGTGCGTGAATGA
- a CDS encoding cupin domain-containing protein — MAKITEFKGYTSEDQAKIPDIPKPKTPPDPMIVNAQDGVPVVYPGCNGLGVRVVHPVNPNAPAENMGLVLFYVPPHVILEPGSHPTEETYVILEGSGEMTFANYKRDVKKGDFVYLPPWCLHGIENTGTETLVVLICTSPPNP; from the coding sequence ATGGCGAAGATCACCGAATTCAAGGGATACACCAGTGAAGATCAGGCCAAAATCCCCGACATTCCCAAACCGAAGACGCCACCGGATCCCATGATCGTCAACGCCCAGGACGGCGTGCCGGTCGTCTATCCGGGATGCAACGGTCTGGGGGTCAGAGTGGTGCATCCCGTCAATCCCAACGCCCCCGCGGAGAACATGGGGCTGGTGCTGTTTTACGTGCCGCCCCATGTCATTCTTGAACCAGGTTCGCATCCCACCGAAGAAACCTATGTCATCCTCGAGGGATCGGGGGAAATGACCTTCGCGAATTACAAACGTGACGTGAAAAAGGGCGACTTCGTCTATCTGCCGCCCTGGTGTCTGCACGGTATAGAAAACACCGGTACCGAAACCCTGGTCGTACTCATCTGCACCTCTCCTCCCAATCCGTAG
- a CDS encoding aminotransferase class V-fold PLP-dependent enzyme yields the protein MRSENNAIDLPTGRRNIMERRHFLKTAGVTAGLATFLGPDSFRGVEAAVSEIADLTPQEAARDEGLWREVKRAFTVDRSLINLDNGYACPTPRVVTEAFIRYIWEQEQNPYGVFVDMARDRMSTVKKSMARQFGSSPDEIALVRNTTEALKTVLYGIPLNRGDEVLTTTHDYPSLVRVVRDREKKEGIKLVEVPVPYPAGSLKDLVKVIEDGITSRTRVIMVSHITYTTGQVFPVRQICDLAHRHGIEVVVDGAHAVAQLDFKVSDLDCDYYGASLHKWLSAPKGTGLLYMKREHVEKIEPLYGPTMSLRFNSLTSMQKFESVGTQPLPPFLAIGEAVAFHNAIGPKRKEERLRYLKNYWAERLQSHPRIRLYTPTTPEMSCCIAGVGIEGADPTGMRDYLWNEHQIRTSRGRYDREDTGRTWVRITPNLYTTLSELDYFGDVMEEVADNGLPEPYSEYTFDPSIMRR from the coding sequence ATGAGATCGGAAAACAATGCAATCGACCTTCCCACGGGACGCCGGAATATCATGGAACGGCGGCATTTCCTGAAAACCGCGGGCGTGACGGCCGGACTGGCCACGTTCCTCGGCCCCGATTCCTTCCGGGGCGTCGAGGCCGCAGTTAGTGAAATCGCGGATCTCACGCCGCAAGAGGCCGCCCGTGACGAAGGGCTCTGGCGCGAAGTCAAGCGGGCATTCACCGTGGACCGCAGCCTGATCAACCTGGATAACGGCTATGCCTGCCCTACGCCCCGCGTCGTCACCGAAGCGTTCATTCGATACATATGGGAACAGGAACAGAACCCGTACGGGGTGTTCGTTGACATGGCCAGGGACCGCATGAGTACCGTGAAGAAGTCCATGGCACGGCAGTTCGGGAGCAGCCCTGATGAAATCGCCCTCGTACGAAATACCACAGAAGCGCTCAAGACGGTCCTGTACGGCATCCCGCTGAACCGGGGTGACGAAGTCCTCACGACGACCCATGACTATCCTTCCCTGGTGCGGGTCGTTCGGGATCGGGAGAAGAAGGAAGGGATCAAACTGGTCGAGGTGCCCGTACCGTATCCCGCCGGGTCTCTGAAAGACCTGGTCAAGGTCATCGAAGATGGCATTACATCGAGGACCCGCGTGATCATGGTGTCCCACATCACGTACACCACCGGACAGGTGTTCCCGGTCCGGCAGATCTGCGACCTGGCCCATCGGCACGGGATCGAAGTCGTCGTGGACGGCGCCCATGCCGTCGCCCAACTGGATTTCAAGGTCTCGGACCTGGATTGCGACTATTACGGCGCGAGCCTGCACAAATGGCTCAGTGCGCCGAAAGGGACCGGCTTGCTGTACATGAAGCGCGAGCACGTCGAGAAGATCGAGCCGCTGTACGGCCCGACCATGAGTCTCAGATTCAACTCCCTGACGAGCATGCAGAAATTCGAGTCCGTCGGTACCCAACCTCTACCGCCGTTCCTCGCCATCGGCGAGGCCGTCGCTTTTCACAACGCCATCGGACCGAAGCGCAAGGAAGAACGGCTTCGTTACCTGAAGAATTACTGGGCGGAACGGCTTCAAAGCCATCCCCGGATACGGCTATACACCCCGACGACCCCCGAAATGAGTTGCTGTATTGCGGGGGTCGGTATCGAAGGGGCCGATCCGACCGGTATGCGAGACTACCTTTGGAATGAACATCAGATTCGGACATCCCGGGGCCGGTACGACCGGGAGGACACCGGTCGAACGTGGGTTCGTATCACGCCGAATCTGTACACCACGCTGTCTGAGCTTGATTACTTCGGCGACGTGATGGAAGAGGTGGCGGACAACGGCCTGCCGGAACCGTACAGCGAGTACACGTTCGATCCGAGTATAATGCGCAGGTAG
- a CDS encoding formimidoylglutamate deiminase, producing MNPRNDAPAIRFEAGRWIMPGLATAHSHAFQRALRGRTQRRATRAGTFRGWRDEMYRLVEGLGPDDLYAISRFAYTELAMSGVTAVGEFHYVHHGPGGRPYAERTELADAVIRAARDVGIRICLIRTAYLRAGYRQSAVPAQERFIDPSIDLVTQDLDDLRTRYADDPHVAVAAAVHSVRAVPISGIRTLAAYADEHDIPFHMHVSEQRGELEECRAEHGTTPVALLSNEGVLSPRFVAVHATHLEDAEVSALGENHAFVCICRTTERDLGDGLPPTSGLLDAGARLCVGVDSHACENAFEEARAVELDERSRREVRHAAAEAPVLLDAATRQGYAACGLEASWREDHVHLNPDDPSIAAVDGDLASDAILFGATPRAVKSVVVAGRQIIAEGCHAQYDETLELYRKSLRKLELI from the coding sequence ATGAACCCAAGGAACGACGCGCCAGCAATTCGTTTCGAAGCCGGCCGCTGGATCATGCCCGGCCTGGCCACGGCCCATTCCCATGCTTTCCAGCGCGCCCTCCGCGGGCGGACCCAGCGGCGCGCGACACGGGCGGGCACCTTCCGGGGCTGGCGGGACGAGATGTACCGGTTGGTCGAAGGGCTCGGTCCGGACGACCTGTACGCGATTTCCCGTTTTGCCTACACCGAGCTGGCGATGTCAGGTGTCACGGCCGTCGGCGAGTTCCATTACGTGCATCATGGTCCTGGTGGGCGTCCCTATGCGGAACGCACCGAATTGGCGGACGCCGTGATTCGCGCGGCCAGGGACGTCGGCATCCGTATCTGCCTGATACGCACTGCCTACTTGCGGGCCGGTTACCGGCAGTCCGCGGTACCCGCGCAGGAGCGATTCATCGACCCGTCGATCGATCTCGTGACGCAAGACCTCGATGACCTGCGAACGCGTTACGCAGACGATCCTCACGTGGCCGTGGCCGCGGCCGTTCATAGTGTTCGGGCGGTGCCGATATCCGGGATTCGGACGCTGGCCGCGTACGCGGACGAGCACGATATTCCCTTCCACATGCACGTCAGCGAACAACGCGGCGAACTGGAGGAATGCAGGGCGGAGCACGGGACGACGCCCGTGGCGCTGCTTTCCAATGAAGGCGTGTTGTCCCCGCGTTTCGTGGCCGTGCATGCCACGCACCTGGAGGACGCGGAAGTCTCCGCACTGGGCGAAAACCACGCTTTCGTGTGTATTTGCCGTACTACAGAACGGGATCTCGGCGACGGACTCCCGCCCACGTCCGGACTGCTAGACGCCGGCGCGCGCCTCTGCGTCGGAGTGGACAGCCACGCCTGCGAGAACGCCTTCGAAGAAGCGAGGGCCGTGGAACTCGACGAACGGTCCCGCCGAGAAGTACGACACGCCGCGGCGGAAGCACCCGTGCTGCTGGACGCGGCCACGAGACAAGGCTATGCGGCCTGTGGTCTTGAGGCATCGTGGCGGGAAGACCATGTGCACCTGAACCCCGACGACCCGTCCATCGCCGCCGTCGACGGGGATCTCGCATCCGATGCGATCCTCTTCGGTGCCACGCCGAGGGCGGTGAAATCCGTCGTCGTCGCGGGACGGCAGATCATTGCCGAGGGCTGTCACGCCCAATACGACGAGACCTTGGAACTGTACCGCAAATCGCTGCGTAAACTGGAGTTAATTTAA
- the hutI gene encoding imidazolonepropionase, producing the protein METVDLYLHNAEQVVTCASRGPKRGKAMAEAVVIERGAVVVKDGRIVAVGPTTQLDGTFTSERVIDCTGRSICPGFVDAHTHTIFGGDRAAEFELRIKGASYLEIMAAGGGIVSTVRHTRAASVDELARSATARLDEMLALGTTTVEIKTGYGLSASDELKMLRVIEGLDRDHPCDIVPTFLGAHAVPHEFDGDAEAYTRCVVDEILPEAAAWYRTSRFAERGVPMYVDVFCEDHAFDLEQSRRVLEAGIEIGFKAKMHVDQFNSFGGVSMALELGAVSVDHLDVTGHVEIEMLGGSDTIAVPLPAVNFNLGMTDYADARAMMDAGAAVALATDLNPGSAPCPSMPAVMAIACRYQRLTPAEALNASTINAAHAIGEGEEAGSIEVGKRADILVLKAGDYRHIPYFFGGNPVQTVIKRGRVMSP; encoded by the coding sequence ATGGAAACCGTCGATCTGTACCTCCACAACGCGGAGCAGGTCGTGACCTGCGCGTCCCGTGGCCCGAAGCGCGGGAAAGCCATGGCGGAGGCCGTCGTGATCGAGCGCGGCGCCGTGGTAGTCAAAGACGGGCGGATCGTGGCGGTCGGGCCGACCACGCAACTGGACGGTACCTTTACGTCCGAACGTGTGATCGACTGTACCGGCCGGTCCATCTGCCCCGGTTTCGTGGACGCCCATACCCACACGATCTTCGGCGGAGACCGCGCGGCGGAGTTCGAACTGCGGATCAAGGGCGCTTCGTACCTGGAAATCATGGCGGCCGGCGGGGGTATCGTCAGTACCGTCCGGCATACGCGGGCGGCATCCGTGGACGAACTCGCGCGCTCCGCCACGGCCCGGCTCGACGAAATGCTGGCACTGGGCACCACGACCGTGGAGATCAAGACCGGTTACGGCCTGAGTGCTTCGGACGAGCTGAAGATGCTCCGGGTCATTGAAGGGCTCGACCGCGACCATCCCTGCGATATCGTCCCCACGTTCCTGGGCGCCCACGCCGTCCCTCACGAATTCGATGGGGATGCCGAAGCGTACACGCGGTGCGTAGTCGACGAGATCCTGCCCGAAGCGGCGGCCTGGTATCGTACCTCCCGATTCGCGGAGCGGGGGGTTCCCATGTATGTCGACGTGTTCTGCGAAGACCACGCCTTCGATCTCGAGCAGTCCCGCCGCGTGCTGGAGGCCGGGATCGAAATCGGTTTCAAGGCGAAGATGCACGTGGACCAGTTCAATAGTTTCGGCGGCGTTTCCATGGCCCTGGAACTCGGCGCCGTTTCGGTCGATCATCTCGACGTGACGGGTCATGTTGAAATCGAAATGCTCGGGGGATCCGACACCATCGCCGTACCGCTTCCGGCCGTCAACTTCAACCTGGGCATGACGGACTATGCCGACGCCCGGGCGATGATGGACGCAGGCGCCGCCGTGGCCCTCGCCACCGACCTGAATCCCGGTTCCGCGCCCTGCCCATCCATGCCCGCGGTCATGGCCATCGCCTGCAGGTACCAGCGGCTTACCCCCGCGGAAGCGTTGAACGCGTCCACCATAAACGCGGCCCACGCAATCGGCGAAGGAGAGGAGGCGGGTTCTATCGAAGTCGGCAAACGGGCCGATATCCTCGTATTGAAGGCAGGAGATTATCGGCATATCCCCTACTTTTTCGGTGGAAATCCGGTGCAGACCGTAATCAAGCGGGGGCGGGTAATGAGCCCATGA
- a CDS encoding creatininase family protein, whose product MASVKYDYAEMIWNEVRDAAAQDRVALLPVATYEDHGPHLPVDVDVVLATEICRRAAARIPEEVVLAPPVTHGYSPHHMDFHGTITIRWDTFINYVRDVCCSLAYHGFKRILIINGHGSNTSPLDLAARLTVLDYEGRVLCASANHWGLRQARKTGNALRDSDYGGTSHGGEYETSLYLVLKPDLVEMDKAVDNRSPLPDSFKTDLLSGGHPDASDARLVPYWSSISPSGVMGDATKATKEKGEKFLEAAINGVIELVRELRGTPILARRVQHGDVPNTKWKMT is encoded by the coding sequence ATGGCATCGGTCAAGTATGACTACGCGGAGATGATCTGGAACGAGGTCAGGGATGCCGCGGCCCAGGACCGGGTCGCCCTCCTGCCGGTGGCGACTTATGAAGACCACGGACCGCACCTGCCGGTGGACGTCGACGTGGTCCTGGCGACGGAGATCTGCCGGCGCGCCGCGGCCCGCATCCCGGAAGAGGTCGTCCTCGCCCCGCCGGTGACCCACGGCTACAGTCCTCATCACATGGATTTCCACGGGACGATCACCATCCGGTGGGACACCTTCATCAACTACGTCCGGGATGTGTGCTGCAGTCTGGCCTATCACGGTTTCAAGCGCATCCTGATCATCAATGGCCACGGGAGCAACACCTCGCCCCTGGATCTGGCCGCCCGTCTCACCGTGCTCGACTATGAGGGACGTGTTCTTTGCGCCAGTGCGAACCACTGGGGACTGAGGCAGGCCCGGAAGACGGGTAATGCGCTCCGCGATTCGGACTACGGCGGGACGTCTCACGGCGGGGAATACGAGACGTCGCTCTACCTCGTCCTGAAGCCCGACCTGGTCGAGATGGACAAGGCCGTGGACAACCGGAGCCCGCTTCCCGACAGTTTCAAGACGGACCTCCTGTCCGGCGGACATCCCGATGCTTCCGACGCCCGCCTGGTACCCTACTGGAGTTCGATTTCTCCCAGCGGGGTCATGGGAGACGCCACAAAAGCGACGAAAGAGAAGGGAGAGAAGTTCCTGGAGGCCGCCATCAACGGCGTGATCGAGCTCGTCCGGGAATTGCGCGGGACCCCCATACTGGCGCGGCGCGTGCAGCACGGGGATGTGCCGAATACGAAGTGGAAGATGACCTAG
- a CDS encoding GNAT family N-acetyltransferase: MYDIVQHGHARELLALSGSHLEKRESENNLPLGLAYTLAGDPYYYGDEPPLLLSILDNGDPVGVAVRSPPYRLVLSIHDTEIDCAMDRLVRHLKNGNVRVPGVVGPEAEARSFSSQWIRTFPGCSAIPRKRLRVFEARSVIDVPLAPGGLRPAEMADQRLMAKWVAAFTREAVGEESGPGKAERNAEKYIKEGNLYIWEDDGPVSIARQSRAMRNGTNVTMVYTPAALRNRGYATSCVYALTKKLLAGRYSFCSLFTDQSNPASNHIYQKIGYVPLGDTLEFDFEYGAGPSE; the protein is encoded by the coding sequence ATGTACGACATCGTGCAACATGGCCACGCAAGGGAACTTCTGGCGCTGTCCGGTTCCCACCTGGAAAAACGCGAGAGCGAGAACAACCTGCCCCTGGGCCTGGCGTACACGCTGGCCGGAGATCCGTACTACTACGGCGACGAACCGCCGCTGCTCCTGAGCATTCTGGATAACGGCGATCCGGTGGGCGTAGCGGTCAGGTCGCCACCATACAGACTCGTCCTGAGCATACACGACACGGAAATCGATTGTGCCATGGACCGGCTTGTTCGGCACCTGAAAAACGGGAATGTACGGGTGCCGGGCGTAGTGGGACCGGAGGCTGAAGCCCGGAGCTTTTCCAGTCAGTGGATAAGGACTTTCCCGGGGTGTTCAGCGATACCGCGAAAACGGCTGCGGGTATTCGAGGCTCGAAGCGTGATCGACGTGCCGCTCGCCCCGGGCGGGCTGAGGCCGGCTGAAATGGCGGATCAACGACTGATGGCGAAGTGGGTCGCGGCATTCACGCGGGAAGCGGTCGGTGAGGAAAGCGGACCGGGGAAGGCGGAACGCAACGCTGAAAAGTACATCAAGGAGGGAAACCTGTACATCTGGGAGGACGATGGTCCGGTGTCGATCGCCAGGCAGTCGCGGGCCATGAGAAACGGTACGAATGTCACAATGGTTTACACTCCTGCCGCGTTACGTAACCGGGGATACGCGACTTCGTGCGTTTACGCGTTGACGAAGAAACTGCTTGCGGGCCGGTACAGTTTCTGTAGTCTGTTTACCGACCAGTCGAACCCAGCCTCCAACCACATCTATCAGAAAATCGGCTACGTGCCTCTGGGCGATACACTGGAGTTCGATTTCGAATACGGGGCAGGACCTTCCGAATAG
- a CDS encoding phytanoyl-CoA dioxygenase family protein: MGYKLTEQQLAFFDTFGYLGFPGLLDDRIDEIINDFEEVWAGRGGGHDGRPHDGKQRSCIVPFIDQHDRLSSLLDDERIRGIATSLLGDDFNYMGSDGNYYAGDTRWHSDGWHPEILHIKIAFYLDTLTRDTGCLRVIPGSHKRDDVYADALQKNVGESSSLWDTDPRDVPAMALETRPGDIVCFNHNTKHASFGGGGRRRMFTMNLCQRYPERLVPELRDYISGASRFWLDEAYGPAMLRTATPDRLRHLEQVMANDDHLPELSRQARETMSEPSRG; the protein is encoded by the coding sequence ATGGGCTACAAATTGACTGAGCAGCAACTCGCTTTCTTCGATACGTTCGGTTACCTGGGATTCCCGGGTCTGCTGGATGATCGCATCGACGAAATCATCAACGATTTCGAGGAGGTCTGGGCAGGCCGTGGAGGCGGGCACGACGGACGGCCGCATGACGGTAAGCAACGGTCCTGCATCGTACCTTTCATCGACCAGCATGACCGGTTATCCTCGCTGCTGGACGACGAACGGATCCGGGGGATAGCGACCAGTCTTCTGGGCGACGATTTCAATTACATGGGCAGCGACGGTAACTACTATGCCGGCGATACGAGGTGGCACTCCGATGGATGGCATCCCGAAATCCTGCATATCAAGATCGCCTTCTACCTGGATACGCTAACGCGGGACACCGGCTGCCTGCGGGTCATTCCCGGCAGCCACAAGCGGGATGATGTCTATGCGGACGCCTTGCAGAAAAACGTAGGCGAGAGTTCGTCGTTGTGGGATACGGATCCGCGGGACGTGCCGGCGATGGCGCTGGAGACCCGGCCAGGCGATATCGTCTGCTTCAACCATAATACCAAGCACGCCTCGTTCGGCGGCGGTGGGCGGCGGCGGATGTTCACCATGAACCTGTGCCAGCGCTATCCCGAGCGTCTCGTCCCGGAACTGCGCGATTACATCAGCGGCGCTTCCCGCTTCTGGCTGGACGAAGCGTACGGTCCGGCGATGCTGCGAACCGCTACGCCCGACCGTTTGCGTCACCTCGAGCAGGTCATGGCCAACGACGATCATCTGCCGGAACTGAGCCGCCAGGCCAGGGAAACCATGAGCGAGCCGTCGCGGGGCTGA
- a CDS encoding class I SAM-dependent methyltransferase, protein MSDQMRARRPAPDLRDRVPSPDSCDRRPAPDSHNLAPDNLHRATIEYYNLRQVHGDMPHRVPRGPAPDLPAEQARMVRESQEAMRGRKVLEVASGTGSATREIAETAVSVTGVEIAPNMLDLAAENDNPPNVSYLAGDAFELGSIAPGKRFDGGFAAGFLHTCPASRHAEFLHGFHARLEEGSVVFMRSSRPTSPDAVSRLFRIEGHEDQFMTRQLSDGSEFVMVENDPTEDELRRIFEPLSKNLMVHIGNYWWWIRYELS, encoded by the coding sequence ATGAGCGATCAAATGCGCGCCCGACGACCAGCGCCGGATTTGCGCGATCGGGTACCGTCTCCGGATTCGTGCGATCGTCGACCAGCGCCGGATTCGCACAACCTGGCACCGGACAACCTGCATCGGGCGACCATCGAGTACTACAACCTGCGCCAGGTCCATGGCGACATGCCGCACAGGGTCCCTCGCGGCCCCGCGCCAGATCTGCCGGCCGAACAGGCCAGGATGGTCCGGGAATCGCAGGAAGCCATGCGCGGCCGGAAGGTGCTTGAGGTAGCGAGCGGCACGGGGTCGGCGACCCGGGAAATCGCAGAAACCGCAGTGTCTGTCACAGGGGTAGAGATCGCTCCAAACATGCTGGACCTGGCCGCAGAAAACGACAACCCGCCCAACGTCAGTTATCTGGCCGGCGACGCCTTCGAACTTGGATCCATTGCACCAGGCAAGCGTTTTGACGGCGGTTTCGCGGCGGGGTTTCTGCACACCTGCCCTGCTTCGAGGCATGCGGAGTTTCTGCATGGCTTCCACGCACGGCTCGAGGAGGGTTCTGTCGTGTTCATGCGGTCGTCCAGGCCGACAAGTCCCGATGCTGTAAGCCGGCTGTTCAGGATTGAGGGCCACGAGGACCAGTTCATGACGCGACAGTTGTCCGATGGTTCGGAATTCGTCATGGTCGAGAATGATCCAACGGAAGACGAACTGAGGCGCATATTCGAGCCCCTGTCGAAAAACCTCATGGTGCATATCGGCAACTACTGGTGGTGGATCCGATACGAGTTGTCCTGA